The segment GCAGAGCTCGTCCTGTAGCTCGGTCAGCGCCTTCCGGGCGCGCATGGGCTGGCAGGTGTTCGCCAGGAAGTAGGAGGAAGCGCCCACGGTGGCCGCCTTGAGCTTCGGGCCCAGCGCGGCCCAGCACCCCTCGAAGGCCACCTTGCTCGCCTGGACCGCGCGAGGGTCCTCCTTGGGAAGGCCGAGCGCCGCGATGACCGCCTCGGCGAGCGCCGCGTCCTTGCAGGCGCTGACGTCCCTTCCACCCCCCACCGCCATCGCGAAGAGCGGCATCGCCACGTAGGCGAAGTGCCCCTGCTTCACGAGGTGCGCGGCCTGGAGCGCCGCTTCGGGCCCCATGTCCGGTGTCAGCTCCAGGAAGGTGTCGATGCAGCCGCGCCGGTCGAGTCCGAGGCAGCGCTGGAGGTCCTTGCGCGCACCCTGGTCACGAGCGGTGGCGAAGCGCGGCGCCTTGGAGAGGAAGGCATACCGCTTGCCCAGCACGCGCGCCCGCTGGGAGGCGGCGAACGGCTCCTTGTCGTCAGGAGGAAGGGCCTCGACGTCGGCCGCCGCCGCGTCGGTGACCAGGGCCCGCCACGCGTCGGTGCGCTGGGGGGCGGGGAGGCCCTCCGCGCGCTCCAGCAGCTCCGCCCAGGCCTTCTGCGAAGCCAGGGTCTGGAGCTCCTCCAGCGTCACCGTCTCCCGGGCCCCCGCCTCCGCCGCGAAGAGACAGGCGGCCACCACGAGTCGGCGGATCATCGGGGGAGGTTCCTGTCCAGGAACGCCGGCCCTTCGGCCGCGCCCTTCTGGGTGGTGGTGAAGGTGAGCGTGTCGCCGCCGCGCTCCAGCCCGAGCGTCGGACCGAAGCGGCAGACCAGCGCCGTGACGGTCTTCACCGAGGCGCAGCGGGCCTGGGCGCGGCTCACGAGCGGAGCACAGGCGGCCCACACGTCCAGCTCCGCCATCACCTCGTCGCTGAAGCTCTTCCAGTCGAACGCGAAGGTGGCCGCGGTGCCGCAGGCCTTGTTCAACGCGGTGACGGCGTCGCCAGCGCGGGCCGTGTATCTCTTCTCCAGGTGGGGCCAGGCCTTCTTCTGGAAGGCGGCAATCCGTCCCGACTCCAGTTGCTGCTGGTGCGCGGCGAGCACCTCCGCGGTGGAGGCCTTGTCCGTCGCGTCCTGGTTGAACTTGACGGGGAACGCCTGCGCTCCGGGCAGGACGGCCTCGTAGCGGCCGTCGCGCTGGAAGAGGAGCACGTAGTCGCCTCCCCGGTGGCGCGTCACGTAGTCCGCGCCGCGCGAGTGCTTCTTCAGGGTGGCGCGCAGGGCGATGCCGTCCTCTTCGGCGTCGGTGCCGCGCACGCGGATCAAGACCTCTGATGCCGTGCGCGGCTCCAACGTGACGACCTCCACGCTCTGGCCGTCGGTGCCCCGGTAGACCTTGCCCGCCACCGCTTCCAGGGAGTGCGCCGCCGTCGTCGCGAGGATCGCCGCCAGCATGAGCGCGGGTGCAAGGGGCCGGGGCATGCTCAGTTGAACGCCTTCTCGAGCGTGGCCTTGGTGTTGTCGCCGAGGTTCGCGTGGTCCTTGGCGGACATGTGGTACGTGAACACGCCCTTGTCGAGCGACATGTTGCGCAGCGTCGCGTCGTTGGAGCCGTCCTTCTTCTCGGCGGGCTTCACGCCGCCGAACAGGCACGCCACGCCGGTCACCTTCTTGGCGATGGCCTTCTTGTACGCGGGGCGTTCACACATGGACTCGATGCCCTGGATGACCGACTCACAGTAGGAGCTGAAGCTCGTACCGGACCAGTCGTCGGCCTTGAAGTTCTGGAAGTCGGTCTTCACCGCGAGCTTGGTGCCGCACTTGTCGTTGGCCGCCTTCAGGGCGTCCTCGATCTCTGCCTCCAGCTTGGCCTTGGCTTCTTCCTGGGCGGGCTTGAGGTCTTCTTCGGCGAAGGCGGACGTCGACAGCAGGGTCACGATCGCGAACACATGCTTCAGGGACATGGAGGACTTCCTCATGGAATGGACGGCAATCCCGGAGTCTCCAGGTGGGCAGCTCTTGAAGCAAGGCGGCGCGGCGTGCCGGCCTGCGTCAAACGTGCCTCCGAAATCCGCATGGGCGGTCCGTGAACCGGTTAGACCTCCGGTGCGATGTCCTTTCCCACGCGCTTCCAGGGCCACTTCCGTCTCATCGTGGGCGTCGTCGTCACGGTCATCCAACTGCCCACGGTGCTCTGGCTTTGCGTCTGGACGCGCACGCCGCTCCCCGCGCTCGTCGCTCTGGGGCTCTCCTGGCCGTACCTGAAGCGGCTCACGACGCCGTGGAACACCCCCGCGCCCTCCCGGTCCACCTTCGTGGCGCTGGGATGGTGGTCCTCCTGCCTGGTGTTCGACCTGCTCATGCTCCCCGCCGTGCTGGCCATCCGGTCAGGTCTGCCGGAAGCGGCGGTGGTCGCGCTGGCGGCGGTGGTCGCGCTGGCGGTGGGGGCTGACGCGGCGCTGGCCCGGCCCAGGCTGCGCAGGCGGACGGTGCGCATCGCGGGGCTGGCGCCAGCGCTGGACGGCTACCGCATCGGGCAGCTCTCCGACGTGCACTGCGGTCCCCAGGTGCCGGAGGCGCGCGTGGCCGCCTGGGTGAAGCGCTTCAATGGGCTCGACCTGGACCTGATGACGGTGACGGGCGACCTCATCACCCAGGGCTCCTCCCACGTGGAGGCCATCGCGCGGGCGCTCGGGGGCCTGCGCGCGAAGGACGGCGCCTTCGTCAGCCTGGGCAACCACGACTACTACACGGACGCGGAGCACCTGGTCCGCGAGCTGGAGCGCCACGGCCTGGGCGTGCTGCGCAACCGGGGCGTGGTGGCGGAGCGGGGCGGGGCCCGCCTCTACGTCGCGGGCGTCGACGACACCTGGACGTCGCGCGCGGACCTGACGCGGGCGCTCGCGGCGCGGCCGGAGGGGGTTCCCACGGTGCTGCTCGCGCATGACCCCGACCTGTTTCCGCAGGCACGAGCGCGCGGCGTGGAGCTGACGCTCTCGGGGCACACCCACGGCGGGCAGCTTGGGGTTCCGGGCGTGCGCCGTCTGTCGCTGGCGCGGTTCCTCACGCAGTGGACCGCCGGGCTGTATCGGGAGGGCCGCTCCTGGCTGTACGTGAACCGGGGCGCTGGCACCACCGGCCCTCCCGTGCGGCTGGGCGCCCCCGCGGAGCTGGCCGTCATCACGCTGCGGCGGGAGTGATTCCACGCAACCTGACGGCTTCAGGGGTGCCGGGGACCCTCCGCGTCTCCGGACGCTTCGGTGAGCGCGGGCAGCGTGAAGAAGAACGCCGCGCCCCGCCCCGGTGGGCTCTCCACCCAGACGCGGCCCCCGTGCGCATCCACCACGCCCTTGACGATGGCGAGCCCCAGCCCGACGCCCGCCTTGTGCGCGTGGATCGCCTGCCAGAAGCGATCAAACACATGGGGCAGCGCTGTCGCGTCGATGCCCGGCCCCGTGTCCTCCACGCAGAAGCACACCTGTGCCTCCCGGCGCTCCGCCTTCAGGAGGATGCGGCCCCCCGGGGGCGTGAACTTGATGGCGTTGCCCACCAGGTTCTGGAAGACGCGCAGCACCCTCGCGCGATCCGCGCACACCCGCGGCAGGTCCGGCCCGAGCGACACCTCCAGCCGCAGGGACTTGTCCGCCGCCAGCGGCTCGTTGAAGCCCTGCACCTGCCCGAGCAGCGCGGGCACGTCCAGCGTCTCCAGGTCCAACCCTGGCTGCCCCGACTCCACCCGCGCCACCTCCAGCAGGTCGTCGATGAGCCGGTCCATGTTGCCCACCACGAGGCGCACCTTGCGCAGCGCCTCCGTGACGCCAGGGCCGTTGTCTCCGTGGGCCAGCCGCCGCTCCGCGCCATTGCACAGCAGGGAGATGGTGTTCAGCGGCGCGCGCAGGTCGTGCGAGACAATGCCCAGGGTCTCGTCGCGCGTGGTGACGGCCTGCCGCGCGGTGCGGTACAGCCGCGCGTTCTCAAGCACCAGCGCCGCCCGCCGCGCCAGCTCCTGCACCAGGGACAGGTCCTGCGCTTCGTAGCGCAGGTCCGGACGCAGGGACACCAGCACCAGCACGCCCAGGGGACGCGCCTGGGTCATCAGGGGCACGGCCACCGCGGATTGCACGCAAGGCGCGTCCCGGGAAGGCCCATGCAGGTGCACCACCGCCTCCGTGCGCAGGGCCTCCTCCACCATCCGCCCCAGCGCGCTCGCGGATCCCGCGCGGAACACCGCGTGCAGTGCGCCCTCCAGGTAGGGCGTCACCGCGGCGACCACGGTGGAGGGCTCCTCCCCATGGGGCCCGACCGGCGTGGCGATGGCGCAGCCGTCCGCGAGCGTGGGCACCGTGAGCTTCGCCACGGAGCGCGACACGTCCCCCCAGTCCAGGGAGCTCGCGCTGGCGGCGCTCACCTCGGAGAGGAAGTGGCTCCACAGCTCGGACCTGCGCTGCTCGGTGACGTCGCGGAAGTAGACGGTGAGCCCCTCGGGTGAGGGGTACGCGACGACGCGCAGCCACCGGTCCGCCAGGGCCGACGGCTGGTCCTCCTCCACCGGGGTGCCTGCCTGCGTCGCCCGGAGCAGCAGGGACTCCATCACCGCGCCGCGGGACTCGGAGAGGACCTCCGCCGGGCGCCAGCCCAGCAGGGCCTCGCGCATCCGCCCGAAGTGCGCCTCCGCGTGCCGGTTCACGTAGGTGAACCGGCCGTCCCGGTCGAACGCGGCGAAGCCGTCGGTGATGCGCTCGAGCACCGCGTTCAGCCGCTCGCGCGCGGTCTCCGCCTGCTCGCGCGCCGCCTCCTCGCGCGCCAGTCGCCACAGGGCCTCGCCGGCTTCATGGCGCCCGGTGATGTCCTCGTGGGCCACCACCAGGCGCAGCGGACCCTGGCCGACGAAGCGGGTGACGCGCATCAGGAACCAGCGCCGCCTGCCCCCGGGCTCATGGCACGGGTACTCCTGCAGGAACGACTCCGCGCGGCCGGTGATGATGTCGCGGATGCCCGCCGCGACGAAGGCGGCCTCCTCGGAGAACGCGCCCTGCGCGGCGTCCGTCACGCCCAGGTAGTCCGCGCCCACGCCGCACGCGCCCGAGTCCTCCGGGCAGCCGTTCTCCCGCGCGAAGCGCCGCCACGCGGCGTTGACGGCGAGGATGGTGCCCTGCCCGTCGAGGATGGCGATGTGCGTGGACAGCGAGTCGAGCGTGGAGCGCAGGAACTGCTCCGACTCATGCAGTGCCTGCTCGGCCTGCTTGCGCGCGCTGATGTCCCGGCAGAAGACGAGGAGCCCCTGCTTGGAGGGGTAGGCCCGCACGCCCACCCAGGTCTCGAGCGGCGCGTAGAACGCCTCGAACGCGACGTCGACCCGCTTCGCGAGCGCCCGCTGGTACTCCTGCTCGAACACGGTGCCGCGCGCCTGGGGAAACTCCTTCAAGACCTTGCGTCCGATGAGCTCCGAGCGCGGGCGTTTGAGCAGCCACTCGGCCCGCGTGTTGACGTAGGTGAAGCGCCAGGTGCGGTCGAACGAGAAGACCGCATCCGAGATGTGCTCCAGGATGTCGAGGGCGTGGCTGGGCCCTTCCTCGATGGCCGCCGTCCCCCCACCCGAGATCCGTCCCTGGCCCGGTCGCAAGATCATCCACCACCCCGCCCATCCACCACCCTGGCCGACGGCGGGCACCGTGCCCGCTTCCCCATGAGGACCTCCCGAGAGAAGACGTCCTGATGAAGTATGCGCCCTGTGGCTTCAGTGCAGCCCCGCCTGAGCGCCCCCGCTGACCCCTCGCCCGGAGGGTCAGCCCGGGATGCGCCGCCACATCGCTCCGCAGGTCGTGGCTCCGGGGAACCCGGAAGGGGAGCGGGAACAGGGCTTGCGCGCGGTGGATGCTTCCGGAGGGCTCAGCCCCGGAGCGCTTCGGCGAACGGCCGGCTCCACGAAGCGGCCGGAGCCGCGCGGGCGGCCTTCAATGCGGCGAGCTGCTGGGGCATGAACGCGCGGGTCGGCACCTGGACCGCGCCCCGGCTGCGCAGCGCCAGCTCCAGGGCCAGCGCATGGCGTCGCCGCATGGGCGAGGTGAGGAGCGCCTCAAGCAGGGCCTGGACGGTGAAGGGCTGACCGGAGAGGTAGCGCTGCTTCGCGTCCATCCGCTTGCGTGCCTCGCTCCACCACTCCGACACCGCCTGGGGCTGGGGCAGGGGCAGGGCATCCTCGGGCTTCGACGTCAGGTCCGCGTCGAGGTCCTCCTCCTCGATGGGAGGATGCGCCGTGTCCTCTTCGTCGCGTGCGACCGCGTACTGTTCCGTGAGGCCCAGCCCCGTGATGGCGCTGAAGGCCTCGCCCGCGAGCGCCGCGACGGGCGGATGCCGCATCAACTCCACACAGGCATCGGCGGCGGCGACGCGGCCGGAGAAGCCGAGCGCCCACAGCACGTCCGGCTGGCGCTTCGTGTCGGAGAGCAACTCCAGCAGTCGCTTCGTGTCCCGCTCCTCCCCGCTCATGCCCAGGAGCAGGAGGGGCAGCCGGTCGCCGGGCGCGCGCGCGCTGGCCAGGGTCTGACAGGCGGCCCAGGCGCCGCGATGGCCTTCCATCAGCCCCGCGACGAGGGCGGCCTCCCGCAGCGCGGGCTCGCTGGAGTCGAGCGAGCGCTGGAGCACCGCGGGCTCCAGCGGCAGCCGGGCGCGGCTGGCGGCGCGCAGGGCGGCGGCGGCAACCCCAGGCTCCGGGTGCGTGAGGAACGGCGTGCACAGCGGGGCCGTGGCGAGCCCCTGGGCGCCCAGCGTGTCGAGCACCAGGGCGAGCCGTACGGGGACGGCGTCCTCCTTCAGGAGCGAAGGCAGGGCGGCGGGAATGCACGCGGCGGGGGACAGCTCCAGGGCGCGCTGGAGGGCCGCGAGCGCCGGGGGCTCCGCCGAGGACAGGGCGGCGAGCACCGCGGCGGGGCCGTCCGTCGTCTCGGCCAGGAGCAGCGCCAGGGCCGCCGCGACGATGTGCTCGTGCTCTCCGCTCAGCGCGGGCACCAGGAGGCGCGTCGCGACGGGCCCACCGCCCAGCACCAGCCCGTCGACGTGCGCGGCGACGGGCTCCTCCAGCTCCGCGACCTCCTCCAGCGTGAAGTCGGGTGCGTCGAGCGCCTTCTCCCACTGGCTCCACCGGAACGCGGCTTCGTCGAGGTGGGTCTCGTAGATGTCCCAGCGCATGGGTCTAGTTGATCTCCACGGAGCCGCCCTTGATGCGGTGGGTGCCGGTGGCGCGGGACTCCAGGTAGGTGCCCTTCACGATGACCTTGCCGTTGCGCCGCAGGGTGATGCTGGCCTCGCCGCACTTGAGGACGATCTCGTCCTGCCCTTCGATGACCACGCGCTTGCCGTCCACATGGGCCTCGGTGGGAACCCGGGCTGGCTCGGGAGCGGCCGGGGCCTCCAGCAGCGCATCCAGCAGCGGCGTGGCGCTGGGCTCCTGGATGAGCCCCATGATGAAGGGCAGCCCCGGGTCGCCGTTCTCGAAGAGGAGGACGACCTTCTGCTTCCGGGCCACGGCCTCTCGCAGGGCCTGGGCGTCCACCACCACGGCGAGCCGGGCGGGCACGGGGCCGGCGGTGTTGCCCGGGAAGTCGACGAGGACGGCGCCCGAGGCCTCCAGTCCGGAGAGCTGACCCGCACGGCTGCCAAGGATGGGCGCGGGAGCGTCCCGCTCCGGGGTGAGGGGCTTCCTGTCAGGCGGTGTGCTCATGGGGTGGCCTCCGGCGGGGGACTAGATGTCGTGATCGCAGACGAGGCACTTGGGTGGGGCTTCGCTGCCCGCCATGGCCATGACGGGCCCTTGCATGACGGGGAAGGGAGGCGTGTTCTTGTCGTTGTGGAGCATGAGGTCGAAGGCGCGCGCCACGTTCTTGCCTTCGAACTTCACGTCGAAGGAGTAGTTGACGAACTCGGCCTTGCCCTTGGTCTTGTTGGAAGCCACGCCGCCGCCGGCGGTCCCTGC is part of the Corallococcus soli genome and harbors:
- a CDS encoding metallophosphoesterase, whose translation is MSFPTRFQGHFRLIVGVVVTVIQLPTVLWLCVWTRTPLPALVALGLSWPYLKRLTTPWNTPAPSRSTFVALGWWSSCLVFDLLMLPAVLAIRSGLPEAAVVALAAVVALAVGADAALARPRLRRRTVRIAGLAPALDGYRIGQLSDVHCGPQVPEARVAAWVKRFNGLDLDLMTVTGDLITQGSSHVEAIARALGGLRAKDGAFVSLGNHDYYTDAEHLVRELERHGLGVLRNRGVVAERGGARLYVAGVDDTWTSRADLTRALAARPEGVPTVLLAHDPDLFPQARARGVELTLSGHTHGGQLGVPGVRRLSLARFLTQWTAGLYREGRSWLYVNRGAGTTGPPVRLGAPAELAVITLRRE
- a CDS encoding PAS domain-containing sensor histidine kinase, with protein sequence MILRPGQGRISGGGTAAIEEGPSHALDILEHISDAVFSFDRTWRFTYVNTRAEWLLKRPRSELIGRKVLKEFPQARGTVFEQEYQRALAKRVDVAFEAFYAPLETWVGVRAYPSKQGLLVFCRDISARKQAEQALHESEQFLRSTLDSLSTHIAILDGQGTILAVNAAWRRFARENGCPEDSGACGVGADYLGVTDAAQGAFSEEAAFVAAGIRDIITGRAESFLQEYPCHEPGGRRRWFLMRVTRFVGQGPLRLVVAHEDITGRHEAGEALWRLAREEAAREQAETARERLNAVLERITDGFAAFDRDGRFTYVNRHAEAHFGRMREALLGWRPAEVLSESRGAVMESLLLRATQAGTPVEEDQPSALADRWLRVVAYPSPEGLTVYFRDVTEQRRSELWSHFLSEVSAASASSLDWGDVSRSVAKLTVPTLADGCAIATPVGPHGEEPSTVVAAVTPYLEGALHAVFRAGSASALGRMVEEALRTEAVVHLHGPSRDAPCVQSAVAVPLMTQARPLGVLVLVSLRPDLRYEAQDLSLVQELARRAALVLENARLYRTARQAVTTRDETLGIVSHDLRAPLNTISLLCNGAERRLAHGDNGPGVTEALRKVRLVVGNMDRLIDDLLEVARVESGQPGLDLETLDVPALLGQVQGFNEPLAADKSLRLEVSLGPDLPRVCADRARVLRVFQNLVGNAIKFTPPGGRILLKAERREAQVCFCVEDTGPGIDATALPHVFDRFWQAIHAHKAGVGLGLAIVKGVVDAHGGRVWVESPPGRGAAFFFTLPALTEASGDAEGPRHP
- a CDS encoding DUF6484 domain-containing protein → MSTPPDRKPLTPERDAPAPILGSRAGQLSGLEASGAVLVDFPGNTAGPVPARLAVVVDAQALREAVARKQKVVLLFENGDPGLPFIMGLIQEPSATPLLDALLEAPAAPEPARVPTEAHVDGKRVVIEGQDEIVLKCGEASITLRRNGKVIVKGTYLESRATGTHRIKGGSVEIN
- a CDS encoding TIGR02270 family protein, whose protein sequence is MRWDIYETHLDEAAFRWSQWEKALDAPDFTLEEVAELEEPVAAHVDGLVLGGGPVATRLLVPALSGEHEHIVAAALALLLAETTDGPAAVLAALSSAEPPALAALQRALELSPAACIPAALPSLLKEDAVPVRLALVLDTLGAQGLATAPLCTPFLTHPEPGVAAAALRAASRARLPLEPAVLQRSLDSSEPALREAALVAGLMEGHRGAWAACQTLASARAPGDRLPLLLLGMSGEERDTKRLLELLSDTKRQPDVLWALGFSGRVAAADACVELMRHPPVAALAGEAFSAITGLGLTEQYAVARDEEDTAHPPIEEEDLDADLTSKPEDALPLPQPQAVSEWWSEARKRMDAKQRYLSGQPFTVQALLEALLTSPMRRRHALALELALRSRGAVQVPTRAFMPQQLAALKAARAAPAASWSRPFAEALRG
- a CDS encoding DUF4150 domain-containing protein, which gives rise to MPVNTGVNKMSVVTKDSGGVTMAFPDVCKTPSPAGPVPIPYPNVAKSSDTDKGTKKVSVAGNPVCVKDSNFKMSTGDEAGTAGGGVASNKTKGKAEFVNYSFDVKFEGKNVARAFDLMLHNDKNTPPFPVMQGPVMAMAGSEAPPKCLVCDHDI